TAGGCTTTCCCAAAAACACACAAGCCATATAATTACCCAATATGGGAGTGATAATCACCACCAATACAAGGGTTAAAATAATTTGTAAAAAACCTTGCCACATGAGTTGATAAAAATAAAATTCATTAATTAAATGTTAAAAAATTCAACTTCATAAGTCTCTAAACAAATGTATAACTTTGTGTTTATATTTTATAAACACTTATCTAAACCTCTTAAAATTTTGATAGTTTTTCCATAAAAAAATGACTATTCCATGCCATAATATTAAACTCAATTCTAATTAAATTATTTATTAAATTAACAATAAAAGGTAGTGTTATTTTTTATGACTGAATGGATCATAAATACAATGAATTCTTTGAGATATGTGGGAATTGCCTTATTGATGTTTTCTGAAAACTTATTTCCTCCGATTCCTTCTGAATTAATTATGAAGATAAATTCTTTTATAATTTATTCTACTGTTGGCACATTAATTTGGGTTTCATTACTAACAAGTACTAATTATATCTTAGGTGAAAATTATACTTTAATAGAAAAATATATAGCACCCATATCTAAAATAACCTTACTAAGCATTGTATTTTTATTCGTAATTTGGGTCATCAAAAAACAAATGAAAAAATAAATTTTCTCTCCTATTTCAAGCCATGCAACCAACCTTAAAACCCTTGGTGACTTTACACCTTTGGGAGAAAAAAAAACTTTTGATTCTCTCTGTATTCATTATCCTTATCATCCTTGAATTTAAAACTCCTCCAGCTTATGTATTTGGCTATCTTTACACCGGTGCAATTTTATTAGTTAATGTGTTCTATGGTGGTAAAGCAACTTTCATCGCTACAATTGTTTCCGTATTCCTAACTCTCCTTAATTTGTATGTCCATATTGGTACTGTAATTGAATTACCAACTCTTGCCAATCGTTTAATTGCAACTCTCTCTTTAATCGTCACTGGTTGGTTAAGTAACAGTAATCGTATCTATCAACAAAAAATAGTTGAACAACAAACTAAATTACAATCTCAGGAAGAGTTAGTCAGATTAAGACAAGATTTTGCTTCTACCCTTACCCATGATTTGAGAACACCCTTACTAGGTGCGTTCGAAACTATAAAAGCCTTTCAAAATAAGCAATTTGGGGAAATTACACCTACTCAGATAAAGGTACTAGCCACGATGATTCGTTCTCATCAATCTAGCCTACAATTAGTCAATACTTTGTTAGACGTTTATCGCAATGACTTAGAAGGCTTAAATTTGAAGTTATACCCCTTAGATTTAACGGTTTTAGTGGAAGAAGTAGCGAACAGTTTGACTTCCTTAGCTTCATCAAATCAGGTTTATCTTACCTTCAACTATGGTGATTCGGATTTTCGTCAATCTTTATGGGTTAATGGGGATGCTTTTCAGTTAAAGCGAGTCTTAACAAATTTGCTTATCAATGCTATCAATCATTCTCGTCGAGGCGATCGCATCGAGATTATTTTATCCTCAAACACTGTTAAAATATTAGACTATGGTTCAGGTATTAAACCAGATGACTTCTCTTTTTTATTCGATCGATTTTACCAGTCTAACAGCGATCGACAAGCAAAGGGTACTGGTTTAGGTTTATATCTCTGTCGTCAAATTATTGAGGCTCATGGTGGTAAAATTTGGGCAGAGAATCACTCTAAAGGTGCTATTTTTGGTTTTACTCTTCCCGTTTATCAGGGTTGATTTTTCTCTCATAAAGGTAGTCGCAAAGAAAGATACAAAAAAATAAAGATACAAAGGAGTTTTGTGATTATGTTAAAAATTCTCCTAGTAGAAGATGATGAGTTATTCCGTTTAGGACTTTCAGTTAGATTACAACAAGAAACTGATTTACACATTGTGGCGGAGGCAGAAGACGGAGAAACAGCCGTTAATCTCACAAATCGTCATCCCTTAGATTTAGTTCTACTTGATATAGGATTACCTCGTATGAGTGGTTTAGAAGCCTGTTACAAAATTAAGTCAAATCATCCCAAATTAGCTATTCTTGCCCTTACATCTCACTCAGAACCTTCTTTAATTAATCGTTTGATCGAGGTTGGTATTCAAGGTTATTGTCTTAAGGGTATTCCTGCTGAAACTTTAATTTTAGCTATTCGTTCTGTGGTTGCTGGTGCTTCATGGTGGGACTCTAAGGCAACTCAAGAAATTCAATCAGCTTTTACTTCTCCTTCTAATTCTATTTTAGATGCTCTGACTGAACGTGAACGAGAGATTTTAACATTGATGGCACAAGGAAAATCAAATCAAGAAATTGCTAAAATGCTCTATATTACTTCTGGTACGGTTAGGGTACATACTCATTCTATGATTCAAAAATTAGGAGTATGCGATCGCACTCAGGCTATTCTATTATTTCAGAATCTTAATGATTAGTCGCAATAATATGTAAATCAATTTGTTTTTTCCAGATTAACCTCATCAATTTTTGGGTGAAAGAACCTCTTAATAACTGTTTCCATCGTGATTGTCGGCTTTCACCGATGACAATTTGAGTAATTTTTTCTTGTTCAGCTATCAAGGCGATTACACTTGCCACATTATAATCTTCTACACGCAGGAAAGTACCTTCAAAATCTCGACAAAGTTGTTGACAGGTTTCTATGTGTAAGGCTTCTGTTTTAGAGAGAAAATGATCAGGATTTTTGACAAATAAAACAAAAAGAGGAGCATTCATATAATTAGCCAATCTCGCACCACGTCTTAGTAAACGCAAAGAATTGGGATAAGTAGAAACGCAAACTAAAACCCTTTCTTGAATGAGATAAGATTGAGCAAAAGGAATTGATTCTTCTCCTTCTTCTTCTACCGTGTCAGCCACCTCTCGCAATGCTAACTCTCTCAAGGCGATTAAATTTTTACGTTGGAAGAAATTTTGTAGAGATTGCTCAATTTTATTACTAGCGTAAATTTTACCTGCTAATAGACGTTCTTCAAGGGTTTCTGGAGTCACATCAATAACGACTACTTGATCCGCTTCATCTAAAATACGATCTGGAATACGCTCTCTAACCACTACTCCCGTAATTTTAGCAATCAGATCATTTAAACTTTCTAAATGTTGAATATTAACGGTAGAATAGACATCTATTCCAGCTTTGAGAATTTCCTCTACATCTTGATAACGCTTTTGATAACGAGAGTTTGGAATATTAGTATGGGCTAATTCATCTATTAACACTAACTGAGGATGACGATTTATAATCGCTTCTGTATCCATTTCCGTTAGAGTAAGATTATCTTGGGAAATAAACTTACGGGGGATAATTTCCAAACCATCAGCTTGTAATAAAGTCTCTTGACGGTTATGAGTTTCTAATAGTCCAATGACGACATCAATACCTTGTTTTTTTAGAATGTTAGCATCCTGAAGCATTTTATAGGTTTTACCAACACCTGGTGCCATACCAATAAATATTTTATGCTTTCCTTGTTTTCTTAACATAAAACTATTTCATATTTTTCCCTTATAATCCTCTGTGACTCGTGAAAAGTAATAATCGTTGGTAGGGTAAAGTCAGACAGTGCAAACTTTAATACTTTATTCTCAAATTGTTCTATCTTGTTATAGTAACGTGAATTGCTAGTTTTAATTGCTAGTTCTAATTGCTAATTCTGCCACTTAATCTTCAATAAATCTACAACCTGCTAAATCATACATTCCTGTATCGAACTGAGGTAAAATAAGGGTTACTAAATCAAATTATTTTCTACACATAAAAGAGTATGAGTGAAAGAACTGTTATCACTGGAAAAGGTCTTCCTTTAGTTGGTAATGATATTGACACTGATCGCATTATTCCAGCCCGTTTTCTACGTTGCGTTACTTTTGATGGTTTAGGAGAGCAGGTTTTTGCCGATGATAGAAAGGCTTTAAATGGTCAACATCCCTTTGATTTACCTCAGTATCAAAATGCCAAGATATTAGTTGTCAATGGTAATTTTGGATGTGGCTCTAGTAGAGAACACGCACCACAAGCGATCGCACGTTGGGGCATTGATGCAATAATTGGTGAAAGTTTTGCCGAGATTTTTTTTGGTAATTGCTTAGCAATGGGCATTCCTTGTGTAACTTCTTCGGCAGAAAATATCAAAAGTATTCAGAATTTATTGCAAGAAAATCCAGACATTCAAATGACTTTGGATTTGGAAAGTTTAAAGGTTAAATGTGGTCACTATAGCAGTGCAATAAAAATTGATTCTGGTGCTAGAAATATGCTCGTTACTGGAAAATGGGATACTTGCAGTTTATTAATTAAAAATATTAGCCAAATCAAAAATACTGCGGAAAAATTACCTTATTTAGCGTGGTAATATTTAATGAATAGTGAATAGTGAATAGTGAATAGTTGATAATTAAGAATTAAGAATTAAAAACCCCAAACACTCATTACTCATTACTCATTACTCATTAGTCTTTTTGCAACACTTCTTCAAAGGGAAAATCATTAGCCGCCATCATAAAGACAACGCTGGGTAAATTTTTTGTTTTTTGTTGCCATTGATAATAATATTGATCAAAATCTTCTTGAGGTTCAGCTAATCCTAAAAAGATTAAATCCGCCTTATCTGAATATTGGTGCAAGATTTTTTCAAAAGAGGTTTCTTCCGAGACGATAACTTGAGGAATAACATCAATATTTAGTTTTTCGATGAGATTACTAAGATTGCTTTGAGTCGTTTCTGAGGCGTGAGGATTTTTTATAACCAGTTTGACAAAGATATTTGCTTTACGCCATTGCCAATCGTTTTTGAGTAAATAGGCAAGGAGTAACATAAAACTACCATTAGCTTGAATACCACTCCACCATATATCTATTCGTTGATAGTTGCCAAATTTGTGTTCACCGAAAGTACGACTTTGTCGATCGCTATTTTCTTTTAGAATAATAATATTGCGTTTGAGTTGATGTAGTTGGGCGATGGTTTGACAATATTGTTTATGGCTTTCCCAATCTTGATTAAAACTAGCATTACTATTGCCAAGTAAAACGGTGTTAGGAATTAATGCACCAATACCATAAGTTTCTACCACTTGCGGAATAACGGCGTAATTTTGATTGGAGCGAATTATTTTGACTAAGGCTTGGACATTATTTTTACTGAGATAGTCTTTGATGGTACTTTCGAGATTTTTTTTGCTTTCGTATTCTCTCCTTTCGGGTACAATACTGGCTACAGTCAATAATCCTTTGTGGTTAAAACTATCTGCTAATTCAATCAATGACCAACTTTTATGAGGGGAAGCGGAAAAGACAATAATATGAGGGCGCCAATTTTTGGGATCGGTTAATTGGTCTAATTGATAGATACCCGTGCGTAAAAATGCCATCCACATTCCTCGCCGACTATCTCCCCAAGTTACTTTTAATTCTTGTCTTTGTAAATAGATAAAAATTCCTGAAACAATTATACCTGCCACAATAGTTGCGATCGCATTGATCAAAAACATTACGGCTAAACATCCCACTGCCCCCAAAAAAGAAAGAAACCAATTTACTTTAAAAGTAGGACGAAAAGAAGGAGATTGTAAAAAACTTTCAATTCCCGCCGAAGCATTTAAAACTAGATAAGTAGTCAAGAAAAACATTGTCAATACCGGGGCAATTAAGTTTAAATCCCCTAAACAGACTGCCGCAATGGCAACCCCTAAAGTTACTGCTGTACCGACACGAGGTTCGTCATTTCTACCGTTTCCCTGCCCTAAAAAATTGAGTTGATTGGGCAAAATTCCATCCCTTGCTAATGCCTGTAAAACTCTGGGTGCTCCTAAAATACTACCTATAGCACTACTAAGGGTTGCACCCCATACTCCAAGAGCGATCGCACCTCCCCAAAAAGACATTCTAGCCATGATAAATGGTTCATCTACAAGGGTTTGAGCATCAGCCCGTAAACCGAGAAATAAGGGAATAACCATATAAATAACATAACCAGTCCCAACGGCGGCTAAAGTACCAATGGGTAAGGCTTTTGTGGGGTCTTTTAAATCTCCAGACATATTAACCCCCGCCATGATACCCGTAACGGCGGGAAAAAAGACGGCAAATACTTGCCAAAAAGAAACATCTGTGGTTCTCCATAACTCAACGTGGGTTTGTTCCACTGGATGCCCTAAAAAGAAAGAAATTAAAGAAAGTGCAATGGCCGCCATAATAAAATATTGGGCTTTAATGGCAATTTGGGCACTGGTTAAAGCTAAAATTCCCACCCCAATCGTCACCGCTAAGGCAATATAAACTTCATAGGCTTCCAAACTAGGAAAAATTTGCACCACACTTTCAGCAAAACCGAGGGTATAAAGGGCAACGGATAAGGCTTGAGCAAAATATAAAGGAATACCCACTGCTCCCCCTGTTTCTATGCCTAAAGAACGACTTATCATATAATATGCCCCTCCTGCCCTAACTACTCGGTCAGTTGCGATCGCACATACAGATAAAGCGGTTAGAAAGGTGATGAGATTAGAAAGAGTGACAATAATAAAAGTACCGAATAAACCAACATTTCCCACTACCCAACCAAAACGCAGATACATGATTACCCCCAGAATAGTGAGAATAGAGGGGGTATAAACACCGCCAAAAGTGCCTAAACCCGATGTTTTTTGCTGGTTAGTATTCATATAAGATTATTAACTATGGTAGTGATTGAAAATGGACAAACCTTTCTCAATATAGCCTACCTCATAGACTATCCAGAAAAAAAGGGCAAAGTGAAAAGGGCAAGGGGCAAGAGACAAGAGACAAACGGCAAAAGTGCTTAATTAACACTAACCCCATCTCCGTAAGGGTTGAATATATTCAACCCCTACCACCTGCAACCTGCAACCTGAAACCTATTTTATAACTCCTAATTCTGAACTCCGAATGACCCCACAATCGAGTAAAATATGTAAAGAAAAGTTAAGCAAATATTTAGGATAGAGAATGCGAGTTGCCATAGTAGGTGCTGGATTAGCAGGATTAGCCACAGCCATTGAATTAGTTGATGCAGGTTGTGAAGTGGAAATATTTGAGTCTCGCCCTTTTGTTGGTGGAAAAGTCGGCAGTTGGGTTGATAATGACGGTAATCATATTGAAATGGGCTTACACGTTTTTTTCGGTTGTTACTATAATCTTTTTGCTTTAATGGAAAAAGTAGGTGCGATCGAAAATTTGCGTTTAAAAGAGCATACTCACACTTTTATTAATCAAGGTGGTAGAGTCGGGGAATTAGATTTTCGTTTTCCCACTGGTGCTCCATTCAATGGTTTAAAAGCCTTTTTTACCACTTCTCAACTCTCAACGGTGGATAAGATTGCCAATTCTCTAGCCCTTGGCACTAGCCCTATTGTTAGAGGTTTGATTGATTTTCATGGGGCAATGCGTCAAATTAGAAATTTAGACAGTATTAGTTTTGCTGATTGGTTTCGTAAACACGGGGGTAATCAAGGCAGTTTGGATAAAATGTGGAATCCCATCGCCTATGCTTTAGGATTTATCGATACAGAAAATATTTCTGCCCGTTGTATGTTAACCATTTTCCAATTTTTTGCGGCAAAAACTGAGGCTTCTGTATTAAGAATGTTAGAAGGTTCACCCCACGAATATTTACATAAACCCATTATTAACTATTTGGAATCGAGGGGCGTAAAAATTCATACCCGTCGTCGTGTTAGAGAAATTTTATATCAAGAAGGAGATGATACCACTGTCACAGGTTTATTAATTGCTAAAGGAGAAACCGAAGAAGTTATTATAGCAGATACTTACGTTTGTGCTTGTGATGTACCGGGTATTCAAAAATTAATTCCTGATGGTTGGCGTAAGTGGTCAGAGTTTGATAATATCTACAAGCTCACGGCTGTACCAGTAGCTACAGTACAACTAAGATTTGATGGTTGGGTAACAGAATTAAATGATCCTCAAAAACGCCGTCAATTAGAGAAAGCAGAGGGGATTGATAATTTACTCTATACTGCGGATGCTGATTTTTCTTGTTTTTCTGATTTAGCTTTATCTAGTCCTGCAGATTATTATCGAGAGGGACAAGGATCATTATTACAATTAGTTTTAACTCCCGGTGATCCTTTTATCAAAGAAAGCAATGAAAATATTGCTAATCATGTCTTAAAACAAGTTCATGAGTTATTTCCTTCTTCTCGTGAATTAAATATGACTTGGTATAGCGTGGTTAAGTTAGCTCAATCTCTCTACCGTGAAGCTCCGGGGATGGATGTTTATCGCCCTTCTCAGGCTACACCTATTTCTAATTTCTTCCTTGCAGGTAGTTATACTCAACAAGACTATATCGACAGTATGGAAGGAGCGACAATTTCTGGATTACAAGCGGCGAGAGCGATTCTTAAGAGTAATCAAAAAGTGGCCGCAATCTCATAAGTTCGAAGTCAGTTAGGGGCGAATGGCCATTCGCCCGTACAGGAGTTAGGAGTTTTTAATTATCAACTATTCACTATTCACTATTCACCTTTGCTTTTTGTAGTATCAAAAAATAACTTTTACTTTATAAGAAATATAGAAACATCGTCTCCCATTTCAATTAAATTAACCCCCACTGGAATAATGGCTAAACTATTTACTCCTTGCAGATTAATTAAATTACCAGAATTATGAGAACCTTCTGCCATAGTGAATTGATAATAACCATCCACAAGATTAGTATAGCCCCATAAATAAGTTTCTCTTGTTCCTTGAGAACGCAAATGATTACAAGTTATACCTTTAACAATGGGTAAAGAAGAAGGATTTATCTCCCCTGATAATTTTGCGATCGCACTTTTTAGAAAACGCCAACAAGTAACCATGGTGGAAACGGGATTTCCTGGAATACCAAAATATAGTTTATTTTCGCCAAATGTGGCTATAGTTAAGGGTTTACCCGGTTTCATTCTGACATTTTTAACCTTGATTTCTCCTCCTAATTTTTCAATCACTTTGTCCACATAGTCATATTCTCCTACAGATACTCCCCCAGTGGAAATAATCCAGTCAGCTTCGGCTAAGGCTTTTTTTACCTCGGTTTCAAGGGCATCTAATTCATCGGGAATAATACCCCATGGTAAAGGAATCGCCCCATT
This is a stretch of genomic DNA from Cyanobacterium aponinum PCC 10605. It encodes these proteins:
- a CDS encoding transporter cation-chloride cotransporter (CCC) family, with protein sequence MNTNQQKTSGLGTFGGVYTPSILTILGVIMYLRFGWVVGNVGLFGTFIIVTLSNLITFLTALSVCAIATDRVVRAGGAYYMISRSLGIETGGAVGIPLYFAQALSVALYTLGFAESVVQIFPSLEAYEVYIALAVTIGVGILALTSAQIAIKAQYFIMAAIALSLISFFLGHPVEQTHVELWRTTDVSFWQVFAVFFPAVTGIMAGVNMSGDLKDPTKALPIGTLAAVGTGYVIYMVIPLFLGLRADAQTLVDEPFIMARMSFWGGAIALGVWGATLSSAIGSILGAPRVLQALARDGILPNQLNFLGQGNGRNDEPRVGTAVTLGVAIAAVCLGDLNLIAPVLTMFFLTTYLVLNASAGIESFLQSPSFRPTFKVNWFLSFLGAVGCLAVMFLINAIATIVAGIIVSGIFIYLQRQELKVTWGDSRRGMWMAFLRTGIYQLDQLTDPKNWRPHIIVFSASPHKSWSLIELADSFNHKGLLTVASIVPERREYESKKNLESTIKDYLSKNNVQALVKIIRSNQNYAVIPQVVETYGIGALIPNTVLLGNSNASFNQDWESHKQYCQTIAQLHQLKRNIIILKENSDRQSRTFGEHKFGNYQRIDIWWSGIQANGSFMLLLAYLLKNDWQWRKANIFVKLVIKNPHASETTQSNLSNLIEKLNIDVIPQVIVSEETSFEKILHQYSDKADLIFLGLAEPQEDFDQYYYQWQQKTKNLPSVVFMMAANDFPFEEVLQKD
- the zds gene encoding 9,9'-di-cis-zeta-carotene desaturase, with product MRVAIVGAGLAGLATAIELVDAGCEVEIFESRPFVGGKVGSWVDNDGNHIEMGLHVFFGCYYNLFALMEKVGAIENLRLKEHTHTFINQGGRVGELDFRFPTGAPFNGLKAFFTTSQLSTVDKIANSLALGTSPIVRGLIDFHGAMRQIRNLDSISFADWFRKHGGNQGSLDKMWNPIAYALGFIDTENISARCMLTIFQFFAAKTEASVLRMLEGSPHEYLHKPIINYLESRGVKIHTRRRVREILYQEGDDTTVTGLLIAKGETEEVIIADTYVCACDVPGIQKLIPDGWRKWSEFDNIYKLTAVPVATVQLRFDGWVTELNDPQKRRQLEKAEGIDNLLYTADADFSCFSDLALSSPADYYREGQGSLLQLVLTPGDPFIKESNENIANHVLKQVHELFPSSRELNMTWYSVVKLAQSLYREAPGMDVYRPSQATPISNFFLAGSYTQQDYIDSMEGATISGLQAARAILKSNQKVAAIS
- a CDS encoding sensor histidine kinase, whose product is MQPTLKPLVTLHLWEKKKLLILSVFIILIILEFKTPPAYVFGYLYTGAILLVNVFYGGKATFIATIVSVFLTLLNLYVHIGTVIELPTLANRLIATLSLIVTGWLSNSNRIYQQKIVEQQTKLQSQEELVRLRQDFASTLTHDLRTPLLGAFETIKAFQNKQFGEITPTQIKVLATMIRSHQSSLQLVNTLLDVYRNDLEGLNLKLYPLDLTVLVEEVANSLTSLASSNQVYLTFNYGDSDFRQSLWVNGDAFQLKRVLTNLLINAINHSRRGDRIEIILSSNTVKILDYGSGIKPDDFSFLFDRFYQSNSDRQAKGTGLGLYLCRQIIEAHGGKIWAENHSKGAIFGFTLPVYQG
- a CDS encoding response regulator transcription factor, whose product is MLKILLVEDDELFRLGLSVRLQQETDLHIVAEAEDGETAVNLTNRHPLDLVLLDIGLPRMSGLEACYKIKSNHPKLAILALTSHSEPSLINRLIEVGIQGYCLKGIPAETLILAIRSVVAGASWWDSKATQEIQSAFTSPSNSILDALTEREREILTLMAQGKSNQEIAKMLYITSGTVRVHTHSMIQKLGVCDRTQAILLFQNLND
- a CDS encoding universal stress protein encodes the protein MLRKQGKHKIFIGMAPGVGKTYKMLQDANILKKQGIDVVIGLLETHNRQETLLQADGLEIIPRKFISQDNLTLTEMDTEAIINRHPQLVLIDELAHTNIPNSRYQKRYQDVEEILKAGIDVYSTVNIQHLESLNDLIAKITGVVVRERIPDRILDEADQVVVIDVTPETLEERLLAGKIYASNKIEQSLQNFFQRKNLIALRELALREVADTVEEEGEESIPFAQSYLIQERVLVCVSTYPNSLRLLRRGARLANYMNAPLFVLFVKNPDHFLSKTEALHIETCQQLCRDFEGTFLRVEDYNVASVIALIAEQEKITQIVIGESRQSRWKQLLRGSFTQKLMRLIWKKQIDLHIIATNH
- the leuD gene encoding 3-isopropylmalate dehydratase small subunit, which codes for MSERTVITGKGLPLVGNDIDTDRIIPARFLRCVTFDGLGEQVFADDRKALNGQHPFDLPQYQNAKILVVNGNFGCGSSREHAPQAIARWGIDAIIGESFAEIFFGNCLAMGIPCVTSSAENIKSIQNLLQENPDIQMTLDLESLKVKCGHYSSAIKIDSGARNMLVTGKWDTCSLLIKNISQIKNTAEKLPYLAW